The genomic window TTTCGTGGGTGTTTTGCCGGTGGTGGTTAATATACGCGCCAAACATAGACAATTAGTGACCTctcctctcctctctctcttctctttttttattttatttcttgttttttcttctctatttcttttccttttaaataccaaaatatattttaagaaaatgataaattttacgtagatatttttgttggtatataaataagaatctgaaatacaaattataaaGCTTGAAAATCaggtagaaatattttagaaaagcTTATTACAACAATCACTAGGCTGCCATATTTGGTGGTATGTACTTTAAATCATTGAGTCtataaatttctattttttgtttaattgtacATTCATGTATAGGAAAGGGACGTTGATTATTAGACTGTTAGATTTAGTATCGATAAAATACTGTACTTAGATTATaggaaatatattttgtactacaattactatattttagtaaattaattGCTAATGAAGTTTTCTCTACACAATATCACATCGaatcaaaatgattttaatcGAAAATTACATTggattgtttctttgtttttaaaaagaattaaaagcGATTGTTTAttctactttttttattttaatcaatgGACCACGACACGTCCATGAAGAAATTGGATTTATGGGTCAAATACAATTAAGGCTCCCACTACAAAATGaaagtttgattttaaaaagcGATGAATCTCTCTACTtgtcaagaaaaaatagaacatGATGTCCATTTGAGCATGGGCAAAATAGTATTGTGTCACTgatattgtttgtttccatCCATTAAACTCCATTTTCCATAAATCTTACACGTATATACTAATTACTTAAGATGCAACTGTTACAAGAACAATGAACAACATGCCAATCGAAAGCCTTTCttacaaatgattttggtCACCCACTCACCAATCAATTAgtaatacaattttttcctTCTTGGTTATGAGTTTTCCATGGTATTTACAAACCAATGCTATAaattaattgtattttatgcgattaaattattttaaaacaaagagtacgatagtttttttttctctttttttggtaaaatttatGTCGAATTAACaagaagatataaatatttattttcatatctgAACTCTGAAGTGAGAGATATTATTTtcccaaccaaaaaaaaaaaaaattgtattcccattttcttaatttggaTCTATTGTAGCGTCTGACGTTCAGTTGCTTTAGTCAGGCGCGTGGATGGTTTAGAAGATTATTTGAGAGCAATAAGACTTTTACATCACATAAAGAAGTCAAATTGGTTTGGTCATGACATGACCAATCCAACGGCAACACAAAGCATTAGGGTGATGATGACCAACGGTCGAGATCTATTCCAAAGTCACTGTCCATTTGAACTGATGACCAAACGAACCAGAGGGCTCATTGAGTGTAGTAGGTAAAGAAGCCCATTCTCTtcataaaaaaagttaagatttAAACTAATAAGAGTTTTTGTTCCATTTAATGAGAGTTATTTTGAATAATGAGAAACCAAATAGaattaaactcaaaacatTGACATATCATATTAGTTTGTTTCAGTATGGTCACCATCTAATCAGGCCCGACTCTTGGGAGGTGCTGAGTGTGCTAGTGCACCGGGTCCCAATtctttattcagttttttctttatattttagggtccaaattttcaaataattgcAAAACAGGGTCtagttttttaaatatttagagtTTTAGGTAAAAAAATTTGGAGCATAGCACAAGATCCAATAATTTATTGGGCCGGCCTTGCATCTAATAATAAACCCATGTTTACATCcgataatatatatgtgtgaacattgttaaacaaaagagagacaatTTAGTTTGTTATTTGTTGTAGTCTTTTAATACAACCCTAATAGaggtcaaaaaaaaattatacagtGGTTTCAAATAGTATCCATCACAATTTTTGTTGTGGTATAACAACTATATTTCTAGATAAACTAGTTTTGCACATCTTTTATATTACTATGCAAAAactattttcataatttgaacaaaaataataatttcttatGTATTTATGGGATCCCTATATAACTAtattacatacatatatatagagttttaTGTGAGTGTTTTTGACAACTCAAGCGTTTTATGATTTCAAATAAGCTTTCCGAGGTTCTTAGTATAGGCATTGATGCCATTGAAGGAATcaatttggaattttggatACGTTGcataattaagaatattaaaaGAATCCAAGATCTTGCACATACAAAAGAAATTTCATATCCAATGCGAATAATACAAGAGTTAAATtgaggacaaaaaaaaaagtcttcttGGTTAAGACCTTATTTGAGAAACTTATTAGTAAACCAAACCATGAGTATCAATTCCATGTCACTTCATGgcaagaaataaaaagtttttttggtctGTAAAGTCGAAAAGTGAAAATTAGTCAGCCGAATGAGAGCATTAAAAGCATATTGCAACGGAAATTAAGAGTAATATTAATAAGTTATTgtactaataaaataaaatacaaaagatgTGAAGAAGGTTTGACTTGGACAAGAATGAGCCACATGTGACCAGCTTTTGGAGATTTTGTTATTCCCCAAAGGATCTTTTGGACCATAACATCCCTCCTTTCTTCATCTACCAAATGTCGGCGAGatcaattctttctttttttctttattaattaaattgcGTTATATTAACAGTACATTATATTgctttctaattttaaaattactattaGTCCCTTATAATATTGGGCACGTTAACATCGTTGTCTTATTTGTTGCATGACGTATTTGCTTATATACTTTTTAgtagtatttttgttttcctttctttttcaagGTAAATTATACAAGTACGTCTTAAGTACGTACTTTGGATTTTGATATAGAGATAAtgataaaactttaaaacttgCTAGAAATACATCTTAATCACAAGAACAAGATAACTAAAACCATAGAAATTAagtataatatatttgaaaaataatccTAATTCAgtttattagggttttattttgtttcttaaacttGGCAAAGAgtattaaaaactaaaaaggatATTTGTATACAATGTTCTCTTTAATCAGTCGAAATGAAAACATTGGTTCTAAGTCTAACAACACAAATAAATCCAGTAACCGAACCTTAGTGGTGAATAAGAGTTAAGAGAAGCTGATTCTTTAAACCGgacaaattaaaaaccaacTCAGACACCAGACAACTTCTTGTGTCTTTTTCACAATGGCATCTTCATCCACAGTTCATCTGTTTCTTCCAAAAACTTTTACCGACAGGAATACACATAAATATTGACTCATAAAGATTGTAGAATCATTGTGTGGgggaaacaacaaaaaagaaagtagagAGACTGATATAAAAGATGTGTCTAGGagagatatatataacatttattctttttgtttcttttctttcatatagTGAAGCCAGCTTAAGAGTTTTATTTGTCACCCATCTTCATCAGAGGATACCTTagaaagattaaaagaaaGTCCAAGGAAACAGTCAACAACACATATATTCTAAAATGTTATTCCTTATCCAGACAGCACCAAAGAGGATATAGATACCTCAACATCTTCAAATCGGGGCTTCGACGTGTTGAGTTTTCTCGTTCTCAATTCCAAGTCACACCTGAAAGCATCAGTCGATTTACTACCTCAAGATTATGCTTTGATGCCTTCTTATCGTCAGAAACATAAGGAAAGATCATCAAGCCAATGTCCACATGCTCTACTAACGCAACAGAAACAAGAATAATTCCATAGACCTGTTTATATCAAAGGAAGAGTACTCTCACTCGCAAGAAACTGTCTCGAGCGACTCTTGACGGGCTTATTGAGAAGATAAAACCCATTTATGGTATTGAACGAAACTATTGTTTCTTGGGCAAGTCACAAAAGCTTCAAACTGTAGCTGTGAATCTATTAAATTAGAGGCCCAATCTGGCCCAAATAGCAGAGTTGTACTCATTCACAATGTAAAATACTGAAATTTATCAAgcaacttttaaatttatgtagcaacttttaaatttatcaatcatatatagaaaaactcttttttgtttttgttttttgttttcttgagttGTTCACATTGGTTAAAGTCGTGATAGAAATACTATAATCTTGGTTTCGATCCACATAACAAATCAtcttaaacaataaaaccaCCGCAGATTACGACTATACATTGTTTGTCTAAAATTctgtttaaaattaaattgtcGGTTATCCTTTCTTAATCTAATCCTTTTTAtagcaaataaaaataacaagtCTAACTAACACACTGGGAGCACAATTATTACGTCCTGGATCAACTATTTTATTACATTATATCGTGTTTGTAACCGACattgatatttataaataagaatGTGGCAGTTAATTAGGAAtaaccatctttttttttgtcaaggaATAACCGAATCTATATACAAATGAAATGAAAGAGcacaaaaattccaaaaagaaGCTTTGATCCAAATAGTTTTGGACATGGATGGCATCGTAACATCCCCCCAAGAATATACTCGATCAATTATTGGTCTCCttgtgaaattttgttttatttgctCCGAAATATTGAGTTTAGTTTGAGATGGTGCCAACGCGTCATTAATCACTATTGAACTAAAATAGAGGCATTAATTAAGTAGTTATAAACTCGTTGGAAACAGAAAAGTTTTAAATCCTCATGTTAGAAGTGATGATTAAGAAGGAATAAAATATGTAATCGGAACATAAAATGTGTATAAACAAAAGAGGCAAAATAAACTTGTAGAGAAGATTAACCATATGATGGATGGATATACATAAAcaatattctaaaaattgCGGTTTTCTTAAAAACCTTATCGCATAAAACACACAATCCAAGTCGTAGGGTACACGTTTACCGCCGCACCGACATTGCAATTTCTTTAGGTCTCATTTTACCACATCTCCCCAAACTTACGTGCTTCCACGAAAGTAtctatattcttttctttttttataggGAAGAACAAAACGCAAAAAGAGTTTCGTgtgaatcatcatcacttgGTCTTATTATTATTGCCATAGTTGGATTATACATAATTTACAAAGTCaaatgtctttcttttttttagcttttctGTACAATGTCagctaacaacaacaataacagtAACAACAAGAGCTGACGTTATTCACAAACATAGGAATCAAACAAATGGATTATTCAGAGTGCGCTTCGATTTCGATATGAAGCGACAAATCTTTTGTTAGCCGAAAGTTTTCTCGGTGCTGTAGCACATGTACAAGAACCCGTCTTCTTCCTTGAAAGTATTGTAGAGAGAGTCCATGCGACTAGCTGCATAATTCAAGACAAGTGTTAATGGAAAGCTTTGGAAAACTGCAGGTAAAGTCTCACTCTACATGGATGATGATACTTCTTATCTTACCGGTTTGAGGAAGAGTGTTGTGTACGAAAACAAAGAGAGCTTTGGATGGATCTAACTGCATCCTTTTGCTTAGCATATGGATGAAATGTCCAACAGTCATGTCTCGTGGGACCAAGTATCTACAATAAACAAATGCGGGATACAGAGTTAAAAACAAGATTATTCACAGTTAGACAGGTTACACTTGGTTTGGTCCAACAGCTAAATTGATGTCACAACTCACTTGTTCTTCTCCATGTCTGGCAGATCTGCGTTTGAATATTTCTCAATGATCACCTACATAAGTAAATAAAACCCATCCATAAATGCTGGAATCTgatgaagaaaccaaaccaagaacAGATCCAAATCCCTAAATCAAATTGGTTTGGGTTGTTGTTGGTGATAGATCAAATCTCAACTAAAGAAGTCGTCTCCGACATTGACCAGAGTGATTGGATCAACACCAAACCGCACAAAATCAGTCAAATTTCAGATCCCAGATCGTATCCATCAAACCATGGCGAAGAAATTCTAAGATTGAAACAGAGATTCTAGCAAATTCGAGAGATGCAAGTCAAACgaagacttttttttaattgagtAAATCATTCGAACCCTAAGGAAATCCACAATCGCACGGCAACTAAGACGGAAACaccaagaaacaaatcaaacatgaAATTTATGAAATAACTTACAGGTATTCTATCTGGATATTTCGCAATGATGTTGTTCGACTCCTTCAATCTCTCATCTATATCCtcaaacaaagatgaaaactttgCTTCAGAAGCACATttcgaaggaaaaaaaattccaaagaaTCAGAAAGAGATTAACGAAGAACAAACCAGAGGAGAATTGATCCTTGAAAGACTTGACAACAATCCCCATTACAGATTTCACGACGAATGATTCCTGACCGAATcggtgtttttttgtttgcagagAGCAGAGGAAGAGGATGTGTTCAATTTTATGTTTGGTTAGTTCGTTTTTGATTGTTCGAGAAGAAACGGTAAAAGATGAGAGAAAAGAGATTATTTATAGAAAGACGACACGCACTTATCCACTTTTTGGACTTGTCCGATTTCTTGTGCACGTCACAGTTTATCTATGGGCCTCTATTCATAATTTTGGGCccatcaaaatatataacacGCATAGCTGCAAGAACAATCAAGTGTATTACAAACTCTTTTATTCTACTCTTTCAAGTGAGACATCGATCTCTCcttgcagagagagagagagagagattcacaCACAAACCGCAATCATCCTGCCGGAAGATTCTCCATCTCTTTTGTAGCAACAGTGCGATCCATAAGCTTTTGCCTCTCTTGTTCCAAGTAATAGATCTTATCATTCATACCTTCTTTTTCATACGCCTCGACCATGATCTCAAACGTTCTTGAATCGCATACGCATTGTCTCTCCTTCATTCTTATGTACACTCTTTCCATCTCTATCAGATCATCTGCTTTAGCACACGCTGATATCACCGCGTTGTAAAAGGCAGTATTCTCGGGTATCTCAAACTTAGCAGCCAACTGAACACTACTTATCACCTTGTGGAAAAGACCGGCATTGGCATATCCGTTTATGAGACAGCAAAAGGTCTTTGTGTCTGCTTTCATACCTTCGCTACGCATCTGATCAAATGTCAACTCCATGTTCTTTGCATCACCAACATCCGCAAACGCCTCGATGATATTGTTGTAGGTTGATGTTGTCCACGGAAACTCTAGCTTTCGCATGTATTCCATGACAGACGACATCTTATCATacattctcttcttcccataagaaccaatcaaaatattgaaagTCCGAGTCTCTGGCTCAATCCCAAAGTTCCTGAACTTTTCGTACCAGCTCTCCATCATGTCTATCTTACCCATGTTTCCAAACACACTAAGGATGATATTCATAGTCCACACATCGGGTTTGCAAGCAGTACTCACCAACATATCAGACAAAACTTTCTCCATCTGATCAAACCTTCCGACCCTACCGTACCCACTTAAAACTATGTTCTGGGTCACAGTGTTTGGAGTTATCAAACGCTCGTCCATTTCCTTGTATAACGAATCCACCAAGTCAAACTGAGAAGCATCCACACAAGCCTTGAGCAGAGTGCTGTACGTGAAAACATCAGGTTGGCATTGAGGAAAGCTTTTCATTTTATCAAGAATTGAAAAAGCATCGTCGATGAGATTGCTGCGAGTGTAAGCAGCGAGAAGAGCAGTGTAGAGTTCAACAGTTGGTTCAAGTCCTTCTTCAAGCATTTCGTCGAACAGCTTCTGTGCACGATTGGGTTGACCAGATTTACCGAGAAGAACAAGCAGCTTCATGTAAGTTCCTTCCTTTGGTTGATAAAATGTTTGTTCCCTCAACATATCAAAAACCTAAGATCATCAACAAAATACCcaattcaatcaaaatcatcTTTCAGCTAAATTATACTCGTGATTC from Arabidopsis thaliana chromosome 3, partial sequence includes these protein-coding regions:
- the ATG8H gene encoding Ubiquitin-like superfamily protein (autophagy 8h (ATG8H); CONTAINS InterPro DOMAIN/s: Light chain 3 (LC3) (InterPro:IPR004241); BEST Arabidopsis thaliana protein match is: Ubiquitin-like superfamily protein (TAIR:AT3G15580.1); Has 1476 Blast hits to 1474 proteins in 273 species: Archae - 0; Bacteria - 0; Metazoa - 722; Fungi - 178; Plants - 301; Viruses - 3; Other Eukaryotes - 272 (source: NCBI BLink).) — encoded protein: MGIVVKSFKDQFSSDERLKESNNIIAKYPDRIPVIIEKYSNADLPDMEKNKYLVPRDMTVGHFIHMLSKRMQLDPSKALFVFVHNTLPQTASRMDSLYNTFKEEDGFLYMCYSTEKTFG
- the PPR2 gene encoding Tetratricopeptide repeat (TPR)-like superfamily protein (embryo defective 2750 (EMB2750); INVOLVED IN: pollen tube development, embryo development ending in seed dormancy; LOCATED IN: chloroplast; CONTAINS InterPro DOMAIN/s: Pentatricopeptide repeat (InterPro:IPR002885); BEST Arabidopsis thaliana protein match is: Tetratricopeptide repeat (TPR)-like superfamily protein (TAIR:AT3G53170.1); Has 31867 Blast hits to 12007 proteins in 283 species: Archae - 3; Bacteria - 31; Metazoa - 288; Fungi - 376; Plants - 30037; Viruses - 0; Other Eukaryotes - 1132 (source: NCBI BLink).); this translates as MASMSLSFSSSLCSSRIPEGKRRFRHRDVGIVRCVLAASKSSPGSVTKKRLWKDGEFPGITEPVNQRRTPIKNVKKKLDRRSKANGWVNTVTETLSDLIAKKQWLQALEVFDMLREQTFYQPKEGTYMKLLVLLGKSGQPNRAQKLFDEMLEEGLEPTVELYTALLAAYTRSNLIDDAFSILDKMKSFPQCQPDVFTYSTLLKACVDASQFDLVDSLYKEMDERLITPNTVTQNIVLSGYGRVGRFDQMEKVLSDMLVSTACKPDVWTMNIILSVFGNMGKIDMMESWYEKFRNFGIEPETRTFNILIGSYGKKRMYDKMSSVMEYMRKLEFPWTTSTYNNIIEAFADVGDAKNMELTFDQMRSEGMKADTKTFCCLINGYANAGLFHKVISSVQLAAKFEIPENTAFYNAVISACAKADDLIEMERVYIRMKERQCVCDSRTFEIMVEAYEKEGMNDKIYYLEQERQKLMDRTVATKEMENLPAG